In a single window of the Oryctolagus cuniculus chromosome 2, mOryCun1.1, whole genome shotgun sequence genome:
- the IL1B gene encoding interleukin-1 beta precursor (The RefSeq protein has 2 substitutions compared to this genomic sequence) has product MATVPELTSEMMAYHSGNENDLFFEADGPNYMKSCFQDLDLCCPDEGIQLRISCQPYNKSFRQVLSVVVALEKLRQKAVPCPQAFQDDGLRTFFSLIFEEEPVLCNTWDDYSLECDAVRSLHCRLQDAQQKSLVLSGTYELKALHLNAENLNQQVVFSMSFVQGEESNDKIPVALGLRGKNLYLSCVMKDDKPTLQLESVDPNRYPKKKMEKRFVFNKIEIKDKLEFESAQFPNWYISTSQTEYMPVFLGNNSGGQDLIDFSMEFVSS; this is encoded by the exons ATGGCAACAGTACCTGAGCTCACCAGTGAGATGATGGCTTACCACAG TGGCAATGAAAATGACCTGTTCTTTGAGGCCGATGGTCCCAATTACATGAAG AGCTGCTTCCAGGACCTGGACCTCTGCTGTCCAGACGAGGGCATCCAGCTGCGCATCTCCTGCCAACCCTACAACAAGAGCTTCCGGCAGGTCTTGTCAGTCATTGTGGCTCTGGAGAAGCTGCGGCAGAAAGCAGTTCCCTGCCCACAGGCCTTCCAGGATGACGGCCTGAGAACTTTCTTTTCCTTAATCTTTGAAGAAG AACCCATCCTCTGCAACACCTGGGATGACTACAGTCTTGAGTGTGATGCAGTACGATCACTGCACTGCAGGCTCCAGGATGCACAACAGAAATCCCTGGTGTTGTCTGGCACGTATGAGCTGAAAGCTCTCCACCTCAATGCAGAGAATCTGAACCAACAAG tGGTGTTCTCCATGAGTTTTGTGCAAGGAGAAGAAAGTAACGACAAGATACCTGTGGCCTTGGGCCTCAGGGGGAAGAATCTGTACCTGTCCTGCGTGATGAAAGACGATAAACCTACCCTGCAGCTGGAG AGTGTAGACCCCAACCGTTACCCAAAGAAGAAGATGGAAAAACGATTTGTCTTCAACAAGATAGAAATCAAGGACAAGCTGGAATTTGAGTCTGCCCAGTTCCCCAACTGGTACATCAGCACCTCTCAGACAGAGTACATGCCCGTCTTCCTGGGAAACAACAGTGGCGGCCAAGACCTAATTGACTTCAGCATGGAATTCGTGTCTTCCTAA